The genomic region TTGGCGAGCGATATCCGCCCCCATCGGGTCACCGTACGTGAGCAGTTCCACAGCCGCCCCAATCTCGGCGAGCGATTCCAGCGCAGTCCGTGCGCGGTCCGGTGCGCGTTGCTCCGCACCGCGGCGGCGCGCCTCCGCAACCTTCCCGTCAGTGCCCTTGAGGCCGACGCGGCCGCCCATGCCGGCGATGGGGTTGACCACGACACCGATTCGTCGCATTCGCCGTCACTACGCGACCCTGCGGCAAAAGCGGCCCGGGAGCGTGCCTTTCAAGCCACCCCACGCAGAACGCACAGCTATGTCAGTCGTACTCCAGAGTGGCGTCCAGACAGGAATTATCAACGCGTCCGGCGCAGTCATCACGCTCGGTGGCCTGCTGCTTACGTTTCTCTGGCTGAACCACCTCTACCGATAGTCACTCCGCCGTTGGCGAGTCGACGCGCTCGCTGAACCACGCTGCTGCCTCCTCGACCAGCGTCTCCTCTGTCCCCTCGAACCGGACGGTCACGTGGTCGCCCGGATAGCTACCGACCTTGACCGGGAACTGCTCCTGCACCTCCGCGAGTCGGTCGAGCAGCGCGCTCTCGGGCTCATCGGCGTCGACAGTGCGAACGTACCGCTGCTCGCCGGTGAACTCGTCGGCGACCTCCTCGAACATCCGCTTCATCTCGGCCGGCACGCCCGGCAAGACGTAACAGCTCTCGACGACACAGCCGGGCGCGACGCCCTCGTGGTTAGGCAAGACACGGGACCCCTCCGGCACCTCGCCGGTGCCATCGGTCAGGTCGTCGCGCGTGTACCCGCCGTGTTCCTCCAGCCACGCGAGAGCGTCCTCGCTCTCGACGACGTCTCGCCCGAACGCCGCGGCGACGGCTTCGATGGTTTTGTCATCGTGCGTCGGTCCGAGGCCGCCGGTGACGATGACGGCGTCGAACTCCGCGTGGTACTCGTTGACCACGCGGGCAATGTCCGCGATCTCGTCGGGGACGACCGTCGTCCGCCCGACAGTGACGCCGCGCTCCGCGAGCTGTTGTCCCAGCCACGCAGCGTTCGTGTTGACCGTCTCGCCACTGAGCAGTTCGTCTCCGACGGTGACTACCGCGACGCGCATACCGCCTGATTGGACTGGGAGACACAAATACTGTCGGTCACAGACAGCGGTCACTGTGTATTCGTTGAATCGCAGAGAAATGCTCCGTCAGGGATTTGAACCCTAGTCATCACCGTGAGAGGGTGATATGATTGGCCGGACTACACCAACGGAGCGTACACAAGTTTGTAGCGAGGAGATACGTATAATCATTGCGTTTCAGCCCTGCCCTGTGCTGGTTTATCATACTGTTTGGTGTAACTATTACCAGCTCTCTGCGGTAGCGAAATGCCCACGTATCCACAGCCGACCGTATCACTCGTCGTCAAACGGTGACCCAGCGGCGTCGGGTTCCTGACCAGCGAGGCTGATTATGTTCTCGCGGCCGACCCTGAGCTTCGAGATGTCGCCGTCGTCTTCCATGTCCGAGAGGAGCATGCTCACCTTCGACTTCGACCAGTCGGTGCTGTCGACGATGTCCACTTGCTTCATCCGGCCGCCGTTCTCCTCCAGCAGCTTGCGGACGCGGTCACTGTCGGTGAGTAGTTCCTCGTCAGAGACGGCCGGTTCGTCCGTTGTGTCGGTGTCCGTTGCCGTATCGGTCGGTGGAGCCGTCGACGGCTGCTCAGTGTCGCCTGTAGCCGACGGTGTCGGAGCAGGCGGTTCGTCGTTGTCGGTTCCCAGCACCCCTCCCAGCGCGCCGGACCGCCACGCGGCCACACCGCCAGCAACGACAATGAGACCGACGATGGCGGCCGGGAGCATCCACGACGCCCCACCGGCAGCCTCGGCAGGTGTGTCCCCTCCTGCTGTGGTGCGCTGCTCAGTACCAGCGCTCTGCCCGGTTTCGCGCGGTTGCAGTTCCACGTAGGGCCGGCGGTCGTTGAACGACTGCTCGCCGTTCCACGTGACGCTCTCGCTGTTTTCGAGCGAGTCGGGAGCGCTCTGTGAGTCCGGTTCCGGCCGGACATCGACGAACGTCAGTTCGGGGCCGCGCTCAAAGACGAACGACTGGCTCGACCCGATGTAGAACCCACCGTCGAACACGTCGCTGACAACCACTGAATCGCCCTCGACGACCGCGAAATTGTGCCAGCGGAACGACATTTTCACCGTACCAGTGTTCTGGAGCGGGTCGACCGTCGCCGACCGGTCGTAGTTGGTCGCACTCATGTTCCGGCCGGTCACGTTTGTCCCGTACTGCGTCAGCAGCGTTGACTGCTTGACGAAGTTCTGGTATAATGGCTGCTCTGACTGCTCGAACTCTGCGGCGAACTCCTCGAACTGCTGTTGCTCGGATTCGTTCGTGAGTGGGGTCCGATGGAGGATAGCCCACTCCGCGGACCCGTTCTGATACAGCGTGACCTGGAACGTCGTCCGGTCGAACCTGTCAGGCGTCTGGACGCCGACGCTCTCGTCGGTCGGCTGTGCCACCGCCAGCGGCGCGGCACCGCTGCCTAGCAAGAGAACCAGCACGAGACTGGCGACGACCAGGCGTACCATCTGTCGTATATCATCGATGGACCGCATAAAAGCGCTGTGAATAGCACCGTTCTCAGTCAGTATCGGGCCGGTATCCGGTGATTTCTCGCGAGTTGAACAACGAAGGTGCTGGTGACCGAAATCGGTGTCGCGCGCCGTGCGGGCGCTCTGTCAACACAGCTTTCATGGGTCCGAAGTGGTGGCAATCGTCACTCTGTCCCGTGGTATCGATTGTCTCTCTTCTAACACGTGACCATGGGAGGGGGCGATTCCTGTTTTGACACCGGTGTCTTGGCTTCTACAGCGGTATTTCGCATAAATTTCCGGTGGGTTATTTAGAGAGGAGGGTCCAACGAACGGTAACCTATGGGAATTGCTGAGTTCGCAAGAGACGGCCGCGTCGTGGTGGGCGATCGGCCGGGCGCAGCAGTGGTAGCCGCTGTAAGTGGCTTCCTCTTGCTGGATTTAGTTGCAAAGCTCGCTGGGACAACCGTGTTCTTCCTCGGAACCAAGTTGCTGGGTGGCTCCCTCACTGTGGGCTCGCTGCTCTCGATGGTGGTGGACGGGCTGCTCGTCGGACTGGCGGTCGGACTCGCCGGAATCGGCCTGTCGATGACATACAGCATCCTCGACTTCGCCAACTTCGCACACGGGGACACGGTGACTGTCGGGGCGTTCCTGGGGTGGGTCGCCGCGTATATCACCGCTGGCCTCGGGACCGGAGCCCCGATTTCAGAACTGTTCATGCTCAATTCGGGGCGGCAGTTGAGCACCGTTTCGACGTTCGGTCCGGTGCTTCTGGGACTCATCATCGCTGGCGTCGGGTCCATCGGTATCGTGTTACTTATCGACCGTCTCACCTATCGCCCCATGCGTGACACGGACAACATCTCGTTGTTGATTGCGTCAATCGGCGTTGCGCTCGCGCTACGCTATCTTATCGCGTTCGTCTTCGGCACGCAGACCAGTGGGGTCGCGAGTGGCGGGCTTCGGGTGACCGTTTTCTCGATGATTTCGGTGACCGACAACGAAATCACTCTGTTGGTGGTATCGGTCCTGCTGATGCTCGGCGTCCACCTGCTGCTACAGCGGACGAAACTGGGCAAAGCAATGCGGGCGATGGCTGACAACGAGGATCTCGCACGCGTGACCGGGATTCCGACTGAACGCGTGATCCGGCTCACCTGGATTCTCGGCGGCGGCCTGGCAGGCATCGGCGGCTACCTCCTTGTTCTGGAAAGCGGCACCATCGCTTTCAACTTCGGCTGGATCCTGCTCCTGCTCATCTTCGCCGCCGTTATCGTCGGCGGTATCGGCTCGATATACGGGGCGATGGCTGGCGGCGTCCTCATCGGACTGGTCGACAGTCTGGCCCTGATCTGGTTACCATCCGGGCTGACCCGGGCTTCCGCGTTTCTGGTGCTCATCGTCGTCTTGCTGTTGCGCCCGTCCGGCATCTTCGGGGGGGTGTCGACAGCATGAGCACTGTTGATACTGTTCGAGACCGTCTGGACACGCTCCCGGACGTGGGGCTTGTAGTCGGCTTCATCGGCGCTATCTGGGCCGTCATGCTCGTGCTGGCAATCGCTGTCGGCGGTGCGAACTGGACGAACCTCGCCGCCGGCTTCGTCGGCAGCGTGACCGTCCTTATCGGTGGCTACGCCATCCTCGCGCTGGCGCTGAATCTCCAGTGGGGGTACACCGGCCTGTTCAATATCGGCATCGCGGGATTCATGGCTGTCGGCGCGTACACGACGGCGGTTCTCACCGCACCAACTGACCCGGCCGCCGGGGCGGTCCCCGGCCTCGGCCTCCCGCTGTGGGTCGGCCTCATCGGCGGCATGGTGATGGCCGCTATCGTCGGCGGTCTCGCGGCGCTGCCGGCGCTCCGACTGAAAGCAGACTACCTCGCCATCGTGACAGTTGCGTTCTCCGAAATCATCCGGCTTATCGTCAACTGGAACGGCCTCGCCGAGGTCTCGCTGTTCGGTGTGCCGTTCGGAACCGGCGGCGCGACCGGGATCTCGTTTAAGTCCGCGAACGAGGTGGCGTCGACGCTCGTTAACGGCGTCGGGCAGCCCATCGTTACCGCTGCGGAGGGCGTCGGCATCTCCGGGCCGAACCTGGCGAACCTCACGTACGGAATACTCCTCTTGCTGGTCGTGGCCGCGAGCTACTGGGTGCTCGCTCGAATCACCAATTCGCCGTTCGGCCGCGTGCTGAAAGCGATCCGCGAGGACGAGACCGTGACCCAGTCATTGGGCAAGGACACTCGCCTGTTCAAGATCAAGACGTTCATGATCGGCTGTGCGCTGATGGGGCTGGCCGGCGTCCTGTTCCGCGGACAGGCGGGTTACGTCAGCCCACAGCAGTTCAGACCGACGATTACGTTCTACGTGTTCGCGGCGCTCATCATCGGCGGCTCCGGCTCCAACACCGGGAGTATCATCGGCGCAGCGACGTTCTCCGGGCTGCTGTTCTACCTGCCCGCCCGGCTGGGCGAGAACGTCTCTCTCGGCGGCACTCGCGCACCCGGCAGCATCATCGACGCCGTCGCAGGACTCGGATCGCTAGATCCGCTTCCCCTCCTCGCATACACCATTAGCAACGTCAGTACGCTCCGGTTCGTTCTCATCGGCGTCGTCCTGATATACATCATCCAGAACCAGCCGGAGGGACTGCTGGGCCACCGGAACGAACCCGCGACGAGCGTGAGCCTGGACCGACCACAGTCCGGGTCGGGAGGTGAGGCAGATGAGTGAACCTGACGCTGCACCGCGACAGGAGGCCGCCGTCACGAGCGACGCGATCGAGTCGCCGCTGCTGGAAGTCGACGGCCTCCGCAAGGAGTTCGGCGGCGTCGTCGCGGTCGACGGGGCGACGTTCTCCGTCGCAGAGGGGTCGCTCACTGGCCTCATCGGTCCGAACGGGGCCGGCAAGTCGACGACGTTCAACTGCATCACGGGCATTCACGAGCCGACTGGCGGCCGGGTTACCTTCGACGGCCAGAATATCACCGGGCTCGCGCCGTACACGCTCGCAAACCGCGGGCTGGTCCGGACGTTCCAGATCGCCCGCGAACTGTCCGACATGACCGTCATAGAGAACGTAATGCTCGCGCCAGGCGGGCAGGTCGGTGAGTCGGTCGTCCGGTCGGTGACGCCGGGACTTCGCGACGACGTGATCGCGGACGAGACTGCCGTGCGCGACCGCGCGTGGGAGACGCTGGAGTTCTTCGAGATCGATCACCTCGCCCACGAGAACGCCGGTAATCTGTCGGGCGGCCAGCGGAAGCTGCTTGAGATGGCGCGGGTCCTGATGACCGACCCCGAGATGATTCTGCTGGACGAACCGCTCGCCGGCGTCAATCCGACGCTCGAAGAGAAGTTGCTGGAGCGGATCCACGAACTCCGCCAAGAGCAGGGGCTGACCTTCCTGCTCGTCGAACACGACATGGATGTCATCATGAACAACTGCGAACACATCATCGTCATGCACCAGGGGAGCGTCCTCGCCGAAGGGGACGCCGAGACCATCAAGTCCGACGAGCGGGTACTGGAGGCGTATCTGGGGGGTGACGTATGAGCCAGCGTGCAACGGAGTCCGAGACTGTCACGCTCCCCAGCCCGACCGAGCGACTTCTCGCCATCCGGGATCTCGATGCGGGCTACGGCGACCTGCAGGTTCTCAGCGACGTTCACATGGACGTTGCCGACGGCGAGTACGTCGTCATCGTCGGCCCGAACGGGGCCGGCAAGTCGACGGTGATGAAGTCCGTCTTCGGCCTGACGACGTACATGGGCGGGGAGGTAATCTTCGACGGCACCGACATCAGTGAGCGAAACCCCGACGAGATCATCTACGAGGGCATCAGCTACGTGCCCCAGACCGGCAACGTGTTCGGCTCGCTGAGCGTCCGCGAGAACCTCGAAATGGGCGCGTACATCCTCGACGAGGTCCCGGAGGACCGCATCGAGGACGTGTACGAGCGGTTCCCGATTCTCCGCGAGCGGTCCGACCAGTCGGCCGGGACGCTGTCGGGCGGCCAACAGCAGATGCTCGCCATGGGGCGGGCGCTGATGCTCGATCCCGACCTGCTGTTGCTCGACGAGCCGTCTGCCGGGCTCGCTCCCGACCTCGTCGACGATATGTTCGACCGCATCGACCGCATCAACGACGACGGGACGGCCATTCTGATGGTCGAGCAAAACGCAAAGGAGGCACTCCGGCGGTGTGATCGGGGCTACGTGCTCGTACAGGGGCAGAACCGCTACGAGGACGACGGGACGGTGCTCCTCAACGACGAGCAGGTTCGCCAGGACTTCCTCGGCGGATAGGTTAAAAGACGCTGCGGGCCCGTTACTGGTTCATCGCGCTGTTGATCTCAGACGTGTAGGAGGACTGCTGTTGCTCGAAGCCGACCTGATTGACGATGGTCCCGCCCTCCGCTTCGAACGCGCCGGCGAACGCTTCCTGCAGCGCCTGGCCGTAGCTGTTGTTCACGTACAGCGTCGATGCGGTCTCGGCACCGAGTTCGCCCACGCCGACTTGCGCAAGGACCTGTCCCTGCAGGGCGTCGCTGGGCGGGGTACGGAACATGTAATCGTTGTCTTCGAGGTCGGTAATCGTCGGCGAGGTGGACGCCGGCGAACAGCCGACAACGCCGCTGTCGATGAGCACGTTTCTGGCGACCTGTATCGACGTCTCGGAGCTGGCCGCCCCGGTGATCGACGGATACCCTGCGCTGACCAGTGAGTTGGCCGCGTCGATGCCTGCCTGTGCTTGTGTCTGCGTGTCACCGACCTGATAGTCAAACTCGAAGTCGACCTCGCCTTCGAGTTGCAGGGCCGGGAGCAGCGCCCCATCGCGGATCGGCCTGCCGAGCGGCCCGAGGTCGCCCGTTTCGGGCATCAGCACACCGAACCGGATCGTCCGTCCGGAGTCGCTCCCGGAGCCGTTCGGTTCTGGCTGTGGGATGTCGCTGCCAGCGTTGAAATCGACGGTGCTGAGGGATTCGATGCCACCGCCGTCCTGAAAGCCAAAGACCTGATACTGCGCGGAGGCCATGTCCCCGTTCTCGTCGAAGTTGACCGCACTCGACGCCCCCTCGTACTGGATGTTCTCGCCCGCGGCGGCCGCTTCGACGGCTGCTGGCAGTTCAGAGGGACCGTACGTGTCACCCCCGGGGTTGGCGACGACACGCATATGATTCCGGACGGCTTGCCCGTCGTTTTCGCCAGCCAACACGTTCGCGAGGATCTGAACCGCCGTCGCGTCGTAGGCCTGTGACGTGAACACGCCGGCCTCGTCGTAGTCGAACTCGGAGGTGAACAGGTCCGTGAACGTGTCGACGCCCGGCCCGGCCGCCGACGGGGCCGTACCACGGGCGTTCGACATATCGTTGCCCACGTTGCTCGGAAGCTCCCCGTCCTGCAGTCCGTCGGTGACGAGGATGTCGGCGGCGTCGTCGCCGTAGTCGGCATAGAAGTCTTTGAACAGTTGGACACCGCTCTGGGGGTAGCCGACGACCATCAGCACGTCCGGCGACTCCGGACCGCTGTCGCCACCGGACTCGGTCCCGGTTCCGGTCATACCCCCATCGCCCCCGTCTCCGCCGTCTCCGCCGTCCCCGCCGTCTCCGCCGGTCTGTTCAGTCGAACAGCCTGCTAATCCGCCAAGCAGACCGACAGTGCTTATCGCCCCGGTGCGCTTCAGGAACGCTCGCCGATTGGTATCGCGAGACATACCACTTACCAGTGATGCACATCTTATAAAACTATATCCTCCCGTAACCCTGCTGTTCCGTAGTCTGCTACGAGCGCATCGATATTTTTTGTTGTCGTAGTTAGATATTAACGCCGAACGACTCGCTGGCAGCCCAGATAGCACTCAGAGGACCGGCACCGCCACAAAAAACGTCGAGGGTCGTCCCTTACTCGAAGTGACTGACCGACTTCTCGTACTCTTCAGCAGCCTTGTCCCAGTCGACAACCTCGAAGAAGGCGTCGATGAAGTCACCGCGGGCGGGACCGTAGTCGTAGTAATAGGAGTGCTCCCAGACGTCGAGCGCGAGGATGGGATGGGAGCCCCAGAGCGCGCCCTGATCGTGCTTGTCGACCGGCACGTTGCGCAGTTGCTTGGCAACGGGGTCGTACACGAGCAGCGCCCAGCCACCGGCGGCAGATGCGGCGGCTTCGAACTCGCCTTTCCAGCCTTCGTAGGAACCGAAGTCCTCCTCGATGCGGTCGCGGAGGGCGCCCTCCGGCTCACCGCCGCCGTTGGGGTCCATGTTCTCCCAGAACAGCGTGTGGAGATAGTGACCACAGCCGTTGTGGGTGACGTTGCCCATCGCAGCCGCGCTCGAACCGAAGTCACCGGACTCGCGGTTCTCGGCGAGCGTCTCCTCGGCCGATTCGAGGCCGTTTACGTACCCCTGATGGTGGGTATCGTGGTGCCAGGTGAGCACCTGCTCGGAGATGTGTGGCTCCAGTGCGTCGTAGTCGTACGGGAGCGGTGGCAGTTCGGGATTTGAATGTTCGGACATATGAAAACGCCTCCATCAATATGTGTCGCGCGGCTGCCTGTTAAACGTTTAGGAGCCATTCGTTATCACCCTGCATGGACAGCGGGACGGAGCCATGACGGCCCGGGAGATTGACGCTACACAGCGACTGCGTTACGCGTGTAAACACCCAGGAGAATTCAGTGAAGCGGAACGAAGGCGCTCTAGTCGTCTCCTCTGGCCTGCTCGAACATCGTGAGGGCTTGCTCGCGTCGCTCACTGTGGTCGACAACGGGGTCCGGGTACTCCGGCGCAGCGTTGCGCCGCTGTGTGAGCGAGCAGTCGTTCCAGTCGTGGATAACTTCTGGCGCAGCGTCCCGTAGCTCCGGGACGTACTCCTTGATGTACTCGGCGTCCGGGTCGTAGTCTTCGCCCTGTGTCATCGGATTGAAGATACGGAAATAGGGCTGCGCGTCGGTCCCCGTGGAGGCCGCCCACTGCCAGCCGCCGTTGTCGTTGGCCGTGTCGTGGTCGACCAGTTTCTCCCGGAACCACTCGTAGCCGTGCCGCCAGTCGATGAGCAGGTCCTTCGTGAGGAAGGAGGCGACGATCATTCGGACCCGGTTGTGCATGTACGCCTCCGCTCGGAGCTGTCGCATTCCGGCGTCGACGATTGGATACCCTGTCTCGCCGTCTTTCCAGGCCTGCAACAGCTCTTCGTCGTTCTCCCACTCGATTGGATTCTCGTAGGACTTGTAGTTCGAACTGACGACGTGGGGATGGGCAAACAGCACTTGCGTGTAGAACTCCCGCCAGGCCAGTTGGGACTGGAACTCGCGGACGGACTCGCGGCGGTCGCCGCCGGTCCCCTCCTTGGCGTCCTGTGTACGGTCGTAGACCTCCCGAATACCGATGGTTCCGAACTTCAGATGGGCCGAGAGTCGGGACGTGCATTCGTCAGCCGGGAAATCCCGACGCTCTTCGTACTCGTAGACGTTCTCGTCGAGGAAGTCATCGAGCAGGGCGCGCGCTTCGTCGGTTCCCGCCGCGGGCACGTCCGCTTCTGGCTCCTCGAACCCGAGGTCGGCCAGTGACGGGAGCGCATCGCCGTCGACATCGGCCAGCTCGTCGGTTGACGGCGAGTCGTAGGGGGCTTCTTTCTCGCGGTCGTGCCACTTCCGGCCAAAGTAGGTGAAGACGCTGTAGGGGTCGC from Haloarcula rubripromontorii harbors:
- a CDS encoding branched-chain amino acid ABC transporter permease; this translates as MSTVDTVRDRLDTLPDVGLVVGFIGAIWAVMLVLAIAVGGANWTNLAAGFVGSVTVLIGGYAILALALNLQWGYTGLFNIGIAGFMAVGAYTTAVLTAPTDPAAGAVPGLGLPLWVGLIGGMVMAAIVGGLAALPALRLKADYLAIVTVAFSEIIRLIVNWNGLAEVSLFGVPFGTGGATGISFKSANEVASTLVNGVGQPIVTAAEGVGISGPNLANLTYGILLLLVVAASYWVLARITNSPFGRVLKAIREDETVTQSLGKDTRLFKIKTFMIGCALMGLAGVLFRGQAGYVSPQQFRPTITFYVFAALIIGGSGSNTGSIIGAATFSGLLFYLPARLGENVSLGGTRAPGSIIDAVAGLGSLDPLPLLAYTISNVSTLRFVLIGVVLIYIIQNQPEGLLGHRNEPATSVSLDRPQSGSGGEADE
- a CDS encoding cryptochrome/photolyase family protein, with amino-acid sequence MRLHWHRRDLRATDNAGLAAATPSDPVVPVFVFDRAVLDHAGPPRVAFMLDALDSLREWYRDRGSDLIVAEGDPTSVLPELAGEYDAETVTWGKDYSGLARERDAAVRQALDDVDVARQAVQNAVLHEPGEITTNDGDPYSVFTYFGRKWHDREKEAPYDSPSTDELADVDGDALPSLADLGFEEPEADVPAAGTDEARALLDDFLDENVYEYEERRDFPADECTSRLSAHLKFGTIGIREVYDRTQDAKEGTGGDRRESVREFQSQLAWREFYTQVLFAHPHVVSSNYKSYENPIEWENDEELLQAWKDGETGYPIVDAGMRQLRAEAYMHNRVRMIVASFLTKDLLIDWRHGYEWFREKLVDHDTANDNGGWQWAASTGTDAQPYFRIFNPMTQGEDYDPDAEYIKEYVPELRDAAPEVIHDWNDCSLTQRRNAAPEYPDPVVDHSERREQALTMFEQARGDD
- a CDS encoding competence/damage-inducible protein A, with translation MRVAVVTVGDELLSGETVNTNAAWLGQQLAERGVTVGRTTVVPDEIADIARVVNEYHAEFDAVIVTGGLGPTHDDKTIEAVAAAFGRDVVESEDALAWLEEHGGYTRDDLTDGTGEVPEGSRVLPNHEGVAPGCVVESCYVLPGVPAEMKRMFEEVADEFTGEQRYVRTVDADEPESALLDRLAEVQEQFPVKVGSYPGDHVTVRFEGTEETLVEEAAAWFSERVDSPTAE
- a CDS encoding ABC transporter ATP-binding protein — protein: MSQRATESETVTLPSPTERLLAIRDLDAGYGDLQVLSDVHMDVADGEYVVIVGPNGAGKSTVMKSVFGLTTYMGGEVIFDGTDISERNPDEIIYEGISYVPQTGNVFGSLSVRENLEMGAYILDEVPEDRIEDVYERFPILRERSDQSAGTLSGGQQQMLAMGRALMLDPDLLLLDEPSAGLAPDLVDDMFDRIDRINDDGTAILMVEQNAKEALRRCDRGYVLVQGQNRYEDDGTVLLNDEQVRQDFLGG
- a CDS encoding branched-chain amino acid ABC transporter permease; the encoded protein is MGIAEFARDGRVVVGDRPGAAVVAAVSGFLLLDLVAKLAGTTVFFLGTKLLGGSLTVGSLLSMVVDGLLVGLAVGLAGIGLSMTYSILDFANFAHGDTVTVGAFLGWVAAYITAGLGTGAPISELFMLNSGRQLSTVSTFGPVLLGLIIAGVGSIGIVLLIDRLTYRPMRDTDNISLLIASIGVALALRYLIAFVFGTQTSGVASGGLRVTVFSMISVTDNEITLLVVSVLLMLGVHLLLQRTKLGKAMRAMADNEDLARVTGIPTERVIRLTWILGGGLAGIGGYLLVLESGTIAFNFGWILLLLIFAAVIVGGIGSIYGAMAGGVLIGLVDSLALIWLPSGLTRASAFLVLIVVLLLRPSGIFGGVSTA
- the sod gene encoding superoxide dismutase encodes the protein MSEHSNPELPPLPYDYDALEPHISEQVLTWHHDTHHQGYVNGLESAEETLAENRESGDFGSSAAAMGNVTHNGCGHYLHTLFWENMDPNGGGEPEGALRDRIEEDFGSYEGWKGEFEAAASAAGGWALLVYDPVAKQLRNVPVDKHDQGALWGSHPILALDVWEHSYYYDYGPARGDFIDAFFEVVDWDKAAEEYEKSVSHFE
- a CDS encoding ABC transporter ATP-binding protein gives rise to the protein MSEPDAAPRQEAAVTSDAIESPLLEVDGLRKEFGGVVAVDGATFSVAEGSLTGLIGPNGAGKSTTFNCITGIHEPTGGRVTFDGQNITGLAPYTLANRGLVRTFQIARELSDMTVIENVMLAPGGQVGESVVRSVTPGLRDDVIADETAVRDRAWETLEFFEIDHLAHENAGNLSGGQRKLLEMARVLMTDPEMILLDEPLAGVNPTLEEKLLERIHELRQEQGLTFLLVEHDMDVIMNNCEHIIVMHQGSVLAEGDAETIKSDERVLEAYLGGDV
- a CDS encoding helix-turn-helix transcriptional regulator — its product is MRSIDDIRQMVRLVVASLVLVLLLGSGAAPLAVAQPTDESVGVQTPDRFDRTTFQVTLYQNGSAEWAILHRTPLTNESEQQQFEEFAAEFEQSEQPLYQNFVKQSTLLTQYGTNVTGRNMSATNYDRSATVDPLQNTGTVKMSFRWHNFAVVEGDSVVVSDVFDGGFYIGSSQSFVFERGPELTFVDVRPEPDSQSAPDSLENSESVTWNGEQSFNDRRPYVELQPRETGQSAGTEQRTTAGGDTPAEAAGGASWMLPAAIVGLIVVAGGVAAWRSGALGGVLGTDNDEPPAPTPSATGDTEQPSTAPPTDTATDTDTTDEPAVSDEELLTDSDRVRKLLEENGGRMKQVDIVDSTDWSKSKVSMLLSDMEDDGDISKLRVGRENIISLAGQEPDAAGSPFDDE
- a CDS encoding ABC transporter substrate-binding protein, which codes for MSRDTNRRAFLKRTGAISTVGLLGGLAGCSTEQTGGDGGDGGDGGDGGDGGMTGTGTESGGDSGPESPDVLMVVGYPQSGVQLFKDFYADYGDDAADILVTDGLQDGELPSNVGNDMSNARGTAPSAAGPGVDTFTDLFTSEFDYDEAGVFTSQAYDATAVQILANVLAGENDGQAVRNHMRVVANPGGDTYGPSELPAAVEAAAAGENIQYEGASSAVNFDENGDMASAQYQVFGFQDGGGIESLSTVDFNAGSDIPQPEPNGSGSDSGRTIRFGVLMPETGDLGPLGRPIRDGALLPALQLEGEVDFEFDYQVGDTQTQAQAGIDAANSLVSAGYPSITGAASSETSIQVARNVLIDSGVVGCSPASTSPTITDLEDNDYMFRTPPSDALQGQVLAQVGVGELGAETASTLYVNNSYGQALQEAFAGAFEAEGGTIVNQVGFEQQQSSYTSEINSAMNQ